One genomic region from Rosa rugosa chromosome 1, drRosRugo1.1, whole genome shotgun sequence encodes:
- the LOC133724452 gene encoding UDP-rhamnose/UDP-galactose transporter 4 has translation MSAGKGDRKATLDAASWLFNVVTSVGIIIVNKSLMATHGFSFATTLTGLHFATTTLLTLVLKWLGYIQPSQLPLPELLKFVLFANFSIVGMNVSLMWNSVGFYQIAKLTMIPVSCFLEVVLDKVRYSRDTKLSITLVLLGVAVCTVTDVSVNAKGFIAASVAVWSTALQQYYVHHLQRKYSLSSFNLLGHTAPVQAASLLILGPFVDFWLTSKTVYAYDYHFVSVSLILLSCTIAVGTNLSQFICIGRFTAVSFQVLGHMKTILVLILGFIFFGKEGLNHQVVLGMFIAIMGMVWYGNASSKPGGKERRSAPSKSQKKGTVSESSEVDDKV, from the exons ATGAGTGCCGGCAAAGGTGATAGGAAGGCGACTCTTGACGCCGCCTCATGGCTCTTCAATGTGGTTACATCTGTTGGAATAATCATTGTCAATAAATCATTGATGGCTACGCATGGTTTCAGTTTCG CCACAACGTTAACGGGTCTGCATTTTGCCACAACAACCTTATTGACACTTGTCCTTAAGTGGCTGGGATACATCCAGCCTTCCCAGTTACCACTGCCTGAGCTTTTGAAGTTTGTTTTATTTGCAAATTTCTCCATAGTTGGGATGAATGTGAGCTTAATGTGGAACTCTGTTGGATTCTATCAG ATCGCGAAGCTGACTATGATCCCAGTATCATGTTTTCTAGAGGTTGTCTTGGACAAGGTCCGATACTCAAGGGATACGAAGCTTAGCATAACATTGGTTCTCCTTGGTGTTGCAGTTTGTACTGTTACTGATGTGAGTGTTAATGCCAAGGGTTTTATAGCTGCTTCAGTGGCAGTTTGGAGCACTGCCCTACAACAGTAT TACGTGCACCATCTTCAACGGAAGTATTCTCTTAGTTCTTTCAACCTATTGGGACATACTGCACCAGTACAGGCTGCATCTTTGCTGATATTAGGTCCCTTCGTGGACTTCTGGTTGACAAGCAAAACAGTTTATGCATATGACTATCATTTTGTATCAGTG TCATTGATTCTCCTATCTTGCACCATTGCGGTAGGAACCAACCTCAGCCAGTTCATATGCATCGGCAGATTTACTGCTGTGTCATTTCAAGTCCTGGGCCATATGAAGACGATTCTAGTCTTGATCTTAGGATTCATATTCTTTGGGAAAGAGGGTCTCAATCATCAAGTAGTTTTAGGTATGTTCATTGCAATCATGGGAATGGTATGGTATGGCAATGCTTCATCCAAACCAGGAGGCAAGGAGCGTCGTTCCGCTCCAAGCAAATCCCAGAAGAAAGGCACTGTATCAGAGTCCTCTGAAGTGGATGACAAGGTATAG
- the LOC133724451 gene encoding systemin receptor SR160 gives MKPHKPISHHHFFLLLLLLFLLSATPSSSSSSSAYKDAQQLLSFKNSLPKPTLLSNWLPDQNPCLFSGVFCKQTRVSSIDLSSVPLSTNLTIISTFLMTIDSLQSLTLKSTSLTGPISFPAKSKCSPLLTYIDLAQNSLSGPISGIPNLASCSSLNSLNLSTNLLEFNAKDSATFGLSLQVLDLSFNKIAGPAVPWIVSDGCSELVKLVLKGNKITGDMSVSGCKKLETLDFSSNNFTVEIPSFGDCLVLDHLDISGNKFSGDVAHALSSCKQLTFLNLSRNHFSGPIPAIPTQNLQFLSLSGNEFKGAIPPSLLSSCESLVELDLSMNNLTGTVPDALSSCASLESLDISNNFFTGELPIETLLKLSNLKSVSLSLNGFFGTLPRSLSELSYLDSLDLSSNNFTGSIPSWLCEDPRNSWKELYLQNNKFGGTIPPALSNCTQLVALDLSFNYLTGTIPASLGSLSKLRDLIIWLNQLSGEIPQELMNLGLLENLILDFNELTGTIPVGLSNCTNLSWISLANNKLSGEIPAWIGKLPKLAILKLSNNSFYGNIPPELGDCKSLIWLDLNTNLLNGTIPPGLFKQSGNIAVNFVASKTYVYIKNDGSKECHGAGNLLEFAGIRQEQLTRISTRNPCNFTRVYRGILQPTFNDNGTMIFLDISHNRLSGSIPKEIGSMYYLYILNLGHNNISGAIPLELGKLKDLNILDLSSNSLDGSIPQSLVSLSMLMEIDLSNNHLSGMIPDSGQFETFPAYRFMNNSGLCGYPLNSCGDASGANGNGHQKSHRQASLAGSVAMGLLFSLFCIFGLLIVAIETKKRRKKKDSGLDVYVDSRSHSGTAWKLTGAREALSINLSTFEKPLQKLTFADLLEATNGFHNDSLIGSGGFGDVYKAQLKDGSIVAIKKLIHISGQGDREFTAEMETIGKIKHRNLVPLLGYCKVGEERLLVYEYMKYGSLDDVLHDQKKGIKLSWSARRKIAIGSARGLAFLHHNCIPHIIHRDMKSSNVLLDENLEARVSDFGMARLMSAMDTHLSVSTLAGTPGYVPPEYYQSFRCSTKGDVYSYGVVLLELLTGRRPTDSADFGDNNLVGWVKQHAKLKISDVFDPELMKEDPTLEIELLQHLKVACACLDDRPWRRPTMIQVMAQFKEIQAGPGMDSQSTIATDDGGFGAVEMVEMSIKEDPEPGKQ, from the coding sequence atgaaacCCCACAAACCCATTTCACACCAccacttctttcttcttcttcttcttctcttcttgctCTCTGCaactccctcttcttcttcttcttcatcagctTACAAAGACGCCCAGCAACTCCTGAGCTTCAAAAACTCTCTTCCGAAACCTACCCTTCTCTCCAATTGGCTCCCTGACCAAAACCCATGTCTGTTTTCCGGCGTTTTCTGCAAACAAACCCGGGTTTCCTCCATAGACCTGAGCTCCGTCCCCTTGTCCACAAACCTCACAATTATCTCCACTTTCTTGATGACCATTGATTCTCTACAATCACTCACTCTGAAATCTACCAGCCTCACCGGCCCCATTTCTTTTCCGGCTAAATCCAAGTGCAGCCCTCTCCTCACTTACATAGATCTAGCTCAGAACAGCTTGTCCGGCCCAATTTCCGGTATTCCCAACTTGGCTTCCTGCTCGAGCTTGAACTCTCTTAACCTCTCCACCAACCTCCTCGAGTTCAATGCCAAGGACTCGGCCACGTTCGGACTCTCCCTCCAGGTCCTCGACCTCTCCTTCAACAAGATTGCCGGCCCCGCCGTGCCGTGGATCGTATCCGACGGCTGCAGCGAGCTTGTAAAACTAGTTCTCAAGGGGAACAAGATCACCGGCGACATGAGTGTCTCTGGGTGCAAGAAGCTCGAGACTCTCGACTTCTCCTCCAACAATTTCACCGTGGAGATTCCGTCTTTCGGGGACTGTTTGGTTCTGGACCATCTCGACATCTCCGGCAACAAATTCTCCGGCGACGTCGCGCATGCTCTCTCTTCCTGCAAGCAGCTGACGTTTCTGAACCTCTCCAGAAACCATTTCTCCGGTCCTATTCCGGCCATTCCCACCCAGAATCTTCAGTTTCTTTCCCTCTCCGGCAACGAGTTCAAAGGTGCAATTCCACCCAGCTTGCTCAGTTCGTGTGAGTCGCTAGTGGAGCTGGATCTTTCCATGAATAATCTCACGGGCACCGTTCCCGATGCATTGAGCTCTTGCGCTTCCTTGGAGTCTCTCGACATATCCAACAACTTCTTCACCGGTGAGTTGCCCATCGAAACTCTGTTGAAGCTCAGCAACCTAAAGAGTGTGTCTCTTTCTCTCAACGGTTTCTTTGGTACGCTGCCTCGCTCTCTCTCCGAACTTTCATATCTGGACAGCTTGGATCTGAGCTCGAACAATTTCACTGGCTCCATTCCGAGTTGGCTTTGCGAAGATCCCAGGAACAGCTGGAAGGAGCTGTACCTCCAGAACAATAAGTTCGGTGGTACTATTCCTCCAGCTCTCAGCAACTGTACTCAGCTCGTTGCTCTTGATTTGAGCTTCAATTACCTCACTGGTACCATCCCTGCCAGCTTGGGGTCTTTGTCTAAGCTTCGCGATTTGATCATTTGGTTGAATCAGCTTAGCGGGGAAATTCCCCAGGAGCTCATGAATCTTGGGTTGCTGGAGAATCTTATCCTGGACTTCAATGAGCTGACCGGGACGATTCCTGTGGGGCTGAGTAACTGCACCAATTTGAGCTGGATTTCGTTGGCGAATAACAAGTTGAGTGGTGAGATTCCGGCGTGGATTGGCAAGCTTCCGAAGCTGGCGATACTGAAGCTGAGTAACAACTCATTCTATGGGAACATTCCCCCGGAGCTGGGGGACTGTAAGAGCTTGATATGGTTGGATCTCAATACTAACTTGTTGAATGGTACAATCCCTCCTGGGCTTTTCAAGCAGTCTGGCAACATTGCGGTGAATTTTGTTGCTTCCAAGACGTATGTGTATATCAAGAATGATGGAAGCAAGGAGTGCCATGGAGCAGGGAATTTGCTGGAGTTTGCGGGGATAAGACAAGAGCAATTGACCAGGATTTCGACGAGGAACCCCTGCAACTTCACTAGAGTGTATAGAGGTATTCTCCAACCAACATTTAATGACAATGGGACGATGATTTTTCTTGATATCTCACACAATAGGTTATCGGGTAGCATTCCGAAAGAGATTGGGAGTATGTACTATCTCTATATTCTGAATCTGGGCCATAACAATATATCTGGAGCAATCCCACTAGAGCTTGGGAAATTGAAGGACCTCAACATTCTTGATCTCTCTAGCAACAGCCTTGATGGAAGTATTCCTCAGTCTTTGGTTAGCCTTTCCATGCTGATGGAGATCGATTTGTCAAACAATCATCTGTCTGGAATGATTCCAGATTCAGGCCAGTTTGAGACATTCCCTGCTTACAGATTTATGAACAATTCAGGCCTTTGTGGCTACCCTTTGAATTCCTGTGGAGATGCTTCTGGGGCAAATGGAAATGGGCACCAGAAATCTCATCGACAAGCGTCCCTGGCAGGCAGTGTGGCAATGGGGCTACTGTTTTCCCTTTTCTGCATCTTTGGTTTGCTTATTGTTGCAATTGAAACCAAGAAAAGGCGAAAAAAGAAGGATTCAGGTCTGGACGTTTATGTGGACAGTCGTTCCCACTCCGGTACTGCCTGGAAGCTAACGGGTGCCCGAGAAGCATTAAGCATCAACCTCTCCACATTTGAGAAGCCACTTCAAAAGCTCACTTTTGCAGATCTTCTTGAGGCTACCAATGGTTTCCACAATGACAGTCTTATAGGCTCTGGTGGTTTTGGTGATGTATACAAGGCCCAATTGAAGGATGGCAGCATTGTTGCCATCAAGAAGTTGATACATATCAGCGGGCAAGGTGATCGTGAATTCACTGCTGAAATGGAAACTATCGGGAAGATCAAGCACCGAAACCTTGTTCCCCTCCTTGGATACTGCAAAGTAGGAGAAGAACGGCTTTTAGTTTACGAGTACATGAAGTATGGAAGCTTAGATGATGTTTTACATGACCAGAAGAAAGGTATCAAGCTGAGTTGGTCTGCAAGGAGGAAGATTGCGATTGGATCTGCGAGAGGACTGGCCTTTCTTCACCACAATTGCATTCCTCACATCATTCATAGGGACATGAAATCGAGCAACGTCCTGCTCGATGAGAATCTAGAAGCCAGAGTCTCCGATTTTGGAATGGCAAGGCTTATGAGTGCAATGGACACTCATTTGAGTGTGAGCACCCTGGCAGGCACACCTGGTTATGTTCCTCCAGAATACTACCAGAGTTTCAGATGTTCTACAAAAGGCGATGTTTATAGTTATGGTGTAGTATTGCTCGAGCTGCTAACAGGAAGACGTCCTACAGATTCAGCTGATTTTGGTGACAATAATCTTGTTGGTTGGGTGAAGCAACATGCTAAATTAAAAATAAGTGATGTTTTTGATCCAGAGCTCATGAAAGAGGACCCAACCCTTGAGATTGAGCTGTTACAGCACTTAAAGGTGGCTTGCGCTTGTTTGGATGATAGGCCATGGCGCCGCCCTACGATGATTCAAGTCATGGCGCAGTTCAAGGAAATCCAAGCAGGACCCGGGATGGACTCCCAATCAACCATAGCCACCGACGATGGAGGTTTTGGTGCAGTTGAAATGGTTGAGATGAGCATAAAAGAAGACCCTGAACCGGGCAAGCAGTAG